A region of Streptomyces sp. R44 DNA encodes the following proteins:
- a CDS encoding MmpS family transport accessory protein, giving the protein MREENEHESTGGSPVRRGLLIAGVALLACLGLVAYGTLGTDDRPKPSAAPTAEVTYEVTGTGTAEISYLARGEDGATVVEKDVELPWTKSVQAPVGKAPAVAIVLDGKGGQASCTLTIRKKHIQRATAMGAFGRATCTGEAQAAQQG; this is encoded by the coding sequence GTGCGAGAGGAGAACGAACACGAGAGCACGGGGGGCTCCCCGGTCCGGCGGGGGCTGCTGATCGCCGGCGTCGCCCTGCTGGCCTGCCTCGGGCTCGTCGCCTACGGCACCCTCGGCACCGACGACCGGCCGAAGCCGAGCGCCGCGCCGACCGCCGAGGTGACGTACGAGGTCACGGGCACGGGGACGGCCGAGATCTCGTACCTGGCCCGCGGCGAGGACGGTGCGACCGTGGTCGAGAAGGACGTCGAACTTCCCTGGACCAAGTCGGTCCAGGCGCCGGTCGGCAAGGCACCGGCCGTCGCCATCGTCCTGGACGGCAAGGGCGGGCAGGCGTCGTGCACGCTGACCATCCGCAAGAAGCACATCCAGCGCGCCACGGCGATGGGCGCATTCGGACGCGCCACCTGCACGGGAGAGGCTCAAGCGGCCCAGCAGGGCTGA
- a CDS encoding YtxH domain-containing protein, whose protein sequence is MRYKLTFVVGLALGYVVGTRAGRERYEQMKKSAKDFAQNPAVRNATESAAQTGRQAAGKALHVVGEKLPHSVTDRVHALRERGRGNGKVDDENWGTSNT, encoded by the coding sequence GTGCGGTACAAGCTGACGTTCGTCGTGGGACTCGCCCTCGGTTACGTGGTCGGCACGCGGGCGGGACGCGAGCGATACGAACAGATGAAGAAGTCCGCGAAGGACTTCGCGCAGAACCCGGCCGTGCGGAACGCCACCGAGTCCGCCGCCCAGACCGGGCGCCAGGCCGCGGGCAAGGCCCTGCACGTCGTCGGGGAGAAGCTCCCGCACTCCGTGACCGACCGGGTCCACGCGCTGCGCGAGCGCGGCCGGGGCAACGGCAAGGTCGATGACGAGAACTGGGGCACCAGCAACACCTGA
- a CDS encoding FGGY family carbohydrate kinase — MGIVAGLDSSAEFTRIVVCDTDTGAVLRQGYAAHPGEPKAVDVDPQTWLLSLGEAATGGLLEGVEAIGVSAQQHGLVPLDAQGGLVRPALVRNDKRAQVAAADLVESLGGRQAWAEAVGSVPGAGQAVAKLRWLARTEPENAQRVAMVLQPHDWLVWQLLGRPARRTTDRGAASGTGYWSVRTGTYRPDLVDLALGHQAVLPEVLGPSDAAGITPEGLLVSAGTGETMAAALGLGLGPGDAVVSLGASGSVMAVHHEALVDPTGMITSFADATGMYLPVVSTSNAVRALRGTAEMLGAESLEELSALALKSTPGASGLVLLPYLEGERTPSLPHTAGTLSGLRRESMKPEHLARAAFEGMLCGLTDAMDVLRGRGVEVRRVFLLGAAAALPAVQALAPAIFGAQVVVPQPADYAALGAARQAAWALGVARGTLSPSAPPAWQGAVAQILEPGEERAVGQAVRQQYVATRDQIHPGAFGG, encoded by the coding sequence ATGGGGATAGTCGCCGGACTGGACAGCTCTGCGGAGTTCACACGCATCGTCGTCTGTGACACGGACACGGGTGCCGTACTGCGGCAGGGGTACGCCGCGCATCCTGGCGAACCCAAGGCCGTCGACGTCGATCCGCAGACCTGGCTGCTCTCGCTCGGGGAGGCCGCGACCGGCGGGCTCCTGGAAGGCGTGGAGGCCATCGGCGTCTCCGCGCAGCAGCACGGGCTCGTGCCGCTCGACGCGCAGGGCGGCCTGGTGCGGCCCGCGCTCGTCCGCAACGACAAGCGGGCGCAGGTCGCCGCCGCCGACCTCGTCGAGTCCCTGGGCGGGCGGCAGGCCTGGGCCGAGGCCGTCGGCAGCGTGCCCGGGGCCGGACAGGCGGTCGCCAAGCTGCGCTGGCTGGCCCGTACGGAGCCCGAGAACGCCCAGCGCGTCGCCATGGTCCTCCAGCCGCACGACTGGCTCGTCTGGCAGCTGCTGGGCCGGCCCGCCCGCCGCACCACCGACCGCGGCGCCGCCTCCGGCACCGGCTACTGGTCCGTGCGGACCGGGACCTACCGGCCCGATCTGGTCGACCTGGCGCTCGGCCACCAGGCCGTGCTGCCCGAGGTCCTCGGGCCCTCCGACGCCGCCGGCATCACCCCCGAGGGCCTCCTCGTCTCCGCCGGCACCGGCGAGACGATGGCCGCCGCGCTCGGCCTGGGCCTCGGCCCCGGCGACGCGGTGGTCTCGCTCGGCGCCTCCGGCTCCGTGATGGCCGTCCACCACGAGGCCCTCGTCGACCCGACCGGCATGATCACCTCCTTCGCCGACGCCACCGGCATGTACCTGCCGGTGGTCTCCACCTCCAATGCCGTTCGGGCGCTGCGCGGGACCGCCGAGATGCTCGGTGCGGAGTCCCTGGAGGAGCTGTCGGCCCTTGCGCTGAAGTCGACGCCCGGTGCCTCCGGGCTCGTTCTGCTGCCCTATCTGGAGGGCGAGCGGACCCCCAGCCTCCCGCACACCGCCGGCACGCTCAGCGGGCTGCGGCGCGAGTCGATGAAGCCCGAGCACCTGGCGCGGGCGGCGTTCGAGGGGATGCTCTGCGGGCTCACCGACGCCATGGACGTGCTGCGCGGGCGGGGCGTGGAGGTGCGGCGGGTCTTCCTGCTCGGCGCGGCCGCCGCCCTGCCGGCCGTGCAGGCCCTCGCGCCGGCGATCTTCGGCGCCCAGGTCGTCGTTCCCCAGCCGGCCGACTACGCGGCGCTCGGAGCGGCCCGGCAGGCCGCCTGGGCGCTCGGGGTCGCGCGGGGCACGCTCTCCCCGTCCGCTCCCCCGGCCTGGCAGGGCGCGGTCGCGCAGATCCTGGAGCCCGGCGAGGAACGGGCGGTCGGACAGGCCGTGCGGCAGCAGTACGTGGCGACGCGGGACCAGATCCACCCGGGCGCGTTCGGCGGCTGA
- a CDS encoding ABC transporter ATP-binding protein, whose amino-acid sequence MLIRLLRTHLRPYRKPIALLVLLQFLQTCASLYLPTLNADIIDNGVVSGDTGYILRFGALMVGVSVVQVVCNIGAVYYGARTASALGRDVRGAVFDRVQSFSARELGHFGAPSLITRTTNDVQQVQMLVLMAFTLMVSAPIMCVGGIVMALGQDVPLSGVLLAVVPVLGVAVSLIVRKMRPLFRTMQERLDTVNRVLREQITGNRVIRAFVRDGYEEERFRGANGELTDVSMATGRLMALMFPTVMTVVNVSSVAVVWFGAHRIDSQGMEIGALTAFLAYLMQIVMAVMMATFMFMMVPRAEVCAERIEEVLGTETSVVPPAEPVTKLLRRGHLEVRNADFRYPGAEESVLRDVALVARPGETTAIIGSTGSGKSTLLGLVPRLFDATGGEVLVDGVDVRELDPKLMAKTVGLVPQKPYLFSGTVATNLRYGKPDATDAELWHALEVAQAKDFVAKLEGGLNAPIAQGGTNVSGGQRQRLAIARTLVQRPEIYLFDDSFSALDYETDALLRAALSEETADSTVVIVAQRVSTIREADRIVVLDEGRVVGTGRHLELMAENETYREIVLSQLTEAEAA is encoded by the coding sequence GTGCTCATAAGACTTCTCCGAACCCACCTGCGGCCGTATCGAAAACCCATCGCCCTGCTCGTCCTGCTGCAGTTCCTGCAGACCTGCGCGAGCCTCTACCTGCCCACCCTGAACGCCGACATCATCGACAACGGTGTCGTCAGCGGGGACACCGGCTACATCCTGCGCTTCGGCGCCCTGATGGTCGGCGTCTCCGTCGTCCAGGTCGTCTGCAACATCGGGGCCGTGTACTACGGCGCGCGCACCGCCTCCGCGCTCGGCCGTGACGTGCGCGGCGCGGTCTTCGACCGGGTGCAGTCCTTCTCCGCCCGGGAGCTCGGCCACTTCGGCGCGCCCTCGCTGATCACCCGCACGACCAATGACGTCCAGCAGGTGCAGATGCTGGTCCTGATGGCGTTCACCCTGATGGTCTCGGCGCCCATCATGTGCGTCGGCGGCATCGTGATGGCCCTCGGCCAGGACGTCCCCCTGTCGGGCGTGCTGCTCGCGGTGGTGCCGGTCCTCGGCGTCGCCGTCTCGCTGATCGTGCGGAAGATGCGGCCGCTCTTCCGGACCATGCAGGAGCGGCTCGACACGGTGAACCGGGTGCTGCGCGAGCAGATCACCGGCAACCGGGTCATCCGCGCCTTCGTGCGGGACGGGTACGAGGAAGAGCGCTTCCGCGGCGCCAACGGCGAGCTGACCGACGTGTCGATGGCGACCGGGCGGCTGATGGCGCTGATGTTCCCGACGGTGATGACCGTCGTGAACGTCTCCAGCGTGGCCGTGGTCTGGTTCGGCGCGCACCGCATCGACAGCCAGGGGATGGAGATCGGCGCGCTGACCGCCTTCCTCGCCTATCTGATGCAGATCGTGATGGCCGTCATGATGGCCACCTTCATGTTCATGATGGTGCCGCGCGCCGAGGTCTGCGCGGAGCGCATCGAGGAGGTCCTGGGGACGGAGACGAGCGTCGTGCCGCCGGCCGAGCCGGTGACGAAGCTGCTGCGGCGCGGGCACCTGGAGGTCAGGAACGCGGACTTCCGGTACCCGGGCGCGGAGGAGTCCGTCCTCAGGGACGTGGCGCTCGTCGCCCGGCCCGGTGAGACCACCGCGATCATCGGCTCGACGGGCAGCGGCAAGTCGACGCTGCTCGGGCTGGTGCCCCGGCTCTTCGACGCCACCGGCGGCGAGGTGCTCGTCGACGGGGTGGACGTGCGCGAGCTCGACCCGAAGCTGATGGCGAAGACCGTGGGGCTCGTCCCGCAGAAGCCGTACCTGTTCTCGGGGACGGTGGCGACGAACCTGCGGTACGGGAAGCCCGACGCGACCGACGCGGAGCTCTGGCACGCCCTTGAGGTCGCCCAGGCCAAGGACTTCGTGGCCAAGCTGGAGGGCGGTCTGAACGCCCCGATCGCGCAGGGCGGCACCAACGTGTCCGGTGGGCAGCGGCAGCGGCTCGCGATCGCGCGGACGCTGGTGCAGCGGCCGGAGATCTACCTCTTCGACGACTCCTTCTCGGCGCTCGACTACGAGACGGACGCCCTGCTCCGGGCCGCGCTCTCCGAGGAGACGGCGGACTCGACCGTGGTGATCGTCGCCCAGCGCGTGTCGACCATCCGCGAGGCCGACCGGATCGTGGTCCTCGACGAGGGCCGTGTGGTGGGCACCGGACGGCACCTGGAGCTGATGGCGGAGAACGAGACGTACCGGGAGATCGTGCTCTCCCAGCTGACCGAGGCGGAGGCAGCCTGA
- a CDS encoding ABC transporter ATP-binding protein — protein sequence MAGPGGRMMAGGGPDQRSMDFKGSGKRLLKQLAPERGPLWVMLIAGVLSVAASVVGPKILGKATDLIFAGVVGRNMPEGATKAQALEKLRASGDSGMADMLSGVDFTPGKGMDFGAIGEVLLWVLAIYVAAGLLMLVSTRMSIKVINRTVYRMREDVQTKLARLPLSYFDKAKRGEVLSRATNDIDNISQTLQQSMGQLINSLLTIVGVLGMMIWISPLLALVAVVTVPVSVFVAAKIGKRSQPHFVQQWKSTGTLNAHVEEMYTGHSLVKVFGRQEESARDFREQNEALYEAGFKAQFNSGVMQPVMFFVSNINYVLVAVVGGLRVATGSLSIGDVQAFIQYSRQFSMPLTQVASMANLVQSGVASAERIFELLDAEEQEPDAPTSEKPVDLKGKVALEGVSFRYEKDKPLIEDLSLTVDPGQTVAIVGPTGAGKTTLVNLLMRFYEVTDGRITLDGVDVAKMSREELRKGIGMVLQDTWLFGGTIADNIAYGATRTVTRAEVEEAARAAHADRFIRTLPQGYDTVVEDDGAGVSAGEKQLITIARAFLSDPVILVLDEATSSVDTRTEVLIQKAMARLAHGRTSFVIAHRLSTIRDADVILVMENGSIVEQGTHEELLSSGGAYARLYAAQFAQAVAEVD from the coding sequence ATGGCCGGTCCTGGCGGACGCATGATGGCCGGTGGCGGCCCCGACCAGCGGTCGATGGACTTCAAGGGCTCGGGCAAGCGGCTGCTCAAGCAGCTGGCGCCCGAGCGCGGCCCGCTCTGGGTGATGCTGATCGCCGGCGTGCTGTCGGTGGCGGCCTCCGTGGTAGGGCCGAAGATCCTCGGCAAGGCGACGGACCTGATCTTCGCGGGCGTCGTCGGGCGGAACATGCCCGAGGGCGCCACGAAGGCCCAGGCCCTGGAGAAGCTGCGGGCCAGTGGCGACAGCGGCATGGCCGACATGCTGTCCGGGGTCGACTTCACCCCCGGCAAGGGCATGGACTTCGGCGCGATCGGCGAGGTCCTGCTGTGGGTCCTCGCGATCTACGTGGCGGCGGGCCTGCTCATGCTGGTCTCCACCCGCATGTCGATCAAGGTGATCAACCGGACGGTCTACCGGATGCGGGAGGACGTCCAGACGAAGCTGGCGCGGCTCCCCCTGTCGTACTTCGACAAGGCGAAGCGCGGCGAGGTGCTGTCGCGGGCGACCAACGACATCGACAACATCTCGCAGACGCTCCAGCAGTCGATGGGCCAGCTGATCAACTCGCTGCTCACGATCGTCGGCGTGCTCGGGATGATGATCTGGATCTCGCCGCTGCTCGCCCTGGTGGCCGTGGTGACGGTGCCGGTCTCGGTGTTCGTCGCGGCGAAGATCGGCAAGCGCTCGCAGCCGCACTTCGTGCAGCAGTGGAAGTCGACCGGCACGCTCAACGCGCACGTGGAGGAGATGTACACCGGGCACAGCCTGGTGAAGGTCTTCGGCCGGCAGGAGGAGTCCGCGCGGGACTTCCGCGAGCAGAACGAGGCGCTGTACGAGGCCGGGTTCAAGGCGCAGTTCAACAGCGGTGTGATGCAGCCGGTGATGTTCTTCGTCTCGAACATCAACTACGTCCTGGTGGCCGTGGTCGGTGGTCTGCGGGTGGCGACCGGCAGCCTGTCCATCGGTGACGTGCAGGCCTTCATCCAGTACTCGCGCCAGTTCTCGATGCCGCTGACGCAGGTCGCGTCGATGGCGAACCTGGTGCAGTCCGGTGTGGCCTCGGCGGAGCGGATCTTCGAGCTGCTGGACGCGGAGGAGCAGGAGCCGGACGCGCCGACGAGCGAGAAGCCCGTGGACCTCAAGGGCAAGGTGGCGCTGGAGGGCGTCTCCTTCCGGTACGAGAAGGACAAGCCGCTCATCGAGGACCTGTCCCTCACCGTGGACCCGGGCCAGACGGTCGCGATCGTCGGTCCGACCGGCGCCGGCAAGACGACCCTGGTGAACCTGCTCATGCGGTTCTACGAGGTGACGGACGGCCGGATCACCCTGGACGGGGTGGACGTCGCGAAGATGTCCCGCGAGGAGCTGCGCAAGGGCATCGGCATGGTCCTGCAGGACACCTGGCTCTTCGGCGGCACCATCGCGGACAACATCGCGTACGGCGCCACGCGCACGGTGACCCGCGCCGAGGTCGAGGAGGCGGCGCGCGCCGCGCACGCCGACCGGTTCATCCGGACCCTGCCCCAGGGCTACGACACGGTCGTCGAGGACGACGGGGCGGGGGTCAGCGCGGGCGAGAAGCAGCTGATCACCATCGCGCGGGCGTTCCTGTCCGACCCGGTGATCCTCGTCCTGGACGAGGCCACCAGCTCGGTCGACACCCGCACCGAGGTCCTCATCCAGAAGGCGATGGCGCGCCTGGCCCACGGCCGGACGAGCTTCGTCATCGCGCACCGGCTCTCCACGATCCGGGACGCGGACGTGATCCTGGTGATGGAGAACGGCTCGATCGTCGAACAGGGCACGCACGAGGAGCTGTTGTCGTCCGGCGGGGCCTACGCCCGGCTGTACGCGGCGCAGTTCGCGCAGGCGGTCGCCGAGGTCGACTAG
- a CDS encoding RNA polymerase sigma factor: MQTEIQTTRTTEPDEPPELPEIPVQRRRTGDPGGNGPSSDLFRQYLREIGRIPLLSAEEEVELARRVEAGLFAEEKLANTPDLDSRLAGDLDRLVVLGRIAKRKLIEANLRLVVSVAKRYVGRGLTMLDLVQEGNLGLIRAVEKFDYARGYKFSTYATWWIRQAMSRALADQARTIRVPVHVVELINRVIRVQRRMLQERGYEPTAEEVAAQLDLAPERVGEVLRLAQEPVSLHAPVGEEEDVALGDLIEDGDAASPVESAAFLLLRRHLEDVLSTLGERERKVVQLRYGLDDGRPRTLEEIGRIFGVTRERIRQIESKTLNKLRDHAYADQLRGYLD; encoded by the coding sequence GTGCAGACCGAGATCCAGACGACCAGGACCACCGAACCGGACGAGCCGCCCGAACTCCCCGAGATACCCGTCCAGCGCCGCCGCACCGGCGACCCCGGCGGCAACGGCCCCTCCTCCGACCTCTTCCGCCAGTACCTGCGCGAGATCGGCCGCATCCCGCTGCTCAGCGCCGAGGAGGAGGTCGAACTCGCCCGCCGCGTCGAGGCCGGGCTCTTCGCCGAGGAGAAACTCGCCAACACCCCCGACCTGGACAGCCGGCTGGCGGGCGATCTGGACCGGCTCGTCGTCCTCGGCCGGATCGCCAAGCGCAAGCTCATCGAGGCCAACCTCCGCCTCGTCGTCTCCGTCGCCAAACGGTACGTGGGCCGCGGCCTCACCATGCTGGACCTCGTCCAGGAGGGAAACCTCGGCCTCATCAGGGCCGTCGAGAAGTTCGACTACGCGCGCGGCTACAAGTTCTCCACGTACGCGACCTGGTGGATCCGCCAGGCCATGTCCCGGGCCCTCGCCGACCAGGCCCGGACCATCCGCGTCCCCGTGCACGTCGTCGAACTCATCAACCGGGTCATCCGCGTCCAGCGCCGCATGCTCCAGGAACGCGGCTACGAACCCACCGCCGAAGAGGTCGCCGCCCAGCTGGACCTGGCCCCCGAGCGGGTCGGCGAGGTCCTCCGCCTCGCCCAGGAACCCGTCTCCCTGCACGCCCCCGTCGGCGAGGAGGAGGACGTCGCCCTCGGCGACCTCATCGAGGACGGCGACGCCGCCTCACCCGTCGAGTCGGCCGCCTTCCTGCTGCTCCGCCGCCACCTGGAGGACGTCCTGTCCACCCTCGGCGAGCGCGAACGGAAGGTCGTCCAGCTCCGCTACGGCCTCGACGACGGCAGGCCCCGCACCCTGGAGGAGATAGGACGCATCTTCGGCGTGACGCGCGAACGCATCCGCCAGATCGAGTCCAAGACCCTCAACAAGCTGCGGGACCATGCCTACGCCGACCAGCTGCGCGGTTACCTCGACTAG
- the dnaG gene encoding DNA primase → MAGRINDDDVKAVRDAVPIDAVVSEYLQLRNAGGGNLKGLCPFHDEKSPSFQVSPSKGLFHCFGCQEGGDTIAFVMKIDHLSFSETVERLAAKAGITLRYEEGGYNPGHQRGERIRLIEAHKIAAEYYAGQLGSAEAEIGRKFLAERGFDQAAAEHFGVGYSPAGWDHLTRFLRGKGFSDKELILSGLSQDGRRGPIDRFRGRLMWPIKDVGGEIVGFGARKLRDDDNGPKYLNTPETPIYKKSQVLYGIDLAKKDIAKVSRAVVVEGYTDVMACHLAGVTTAIATCGTAFGGDHIKILRRLLMDNGSARVIFTFDGDAAGQKAALRAFEDDQKFAAETYIAIAPDGMDPCELRLAKGDEAVAELVQPRTPLFEFALRQIVTRYDLETPAGRAAALDEAAPIVAKIKNIASQHEVAVQLAGMLGILDTQFVVRRVAQIARWQRQGGERGPSRQQQPQRTYDTPAPAAAPSGPALNLRSPAHRTERELLKLALQRPELVSPAFDAYGADEFTAPPYAAVRQCVQDAGGATGAPSDYLDAVREAAPNDSVRALVTELAVETIFAKTIDEVYAGAQLVQVRLRAVDRRIRDVQGTLARLGANGDPEQLAAVQNELWVLTQYGQSLRNNGAAAL, encoded by the coding sequence GTGGCAGGCAGGATCAACGATGACGACGTGAAGGCGGTACGGGACGCGGTCCCGATCGACGCCGTCGTGTCCGAGTACCTCCAGCTGCGCAACGCGGGCGGCGGGAACCTGAAGGGGCTCTGCCCCTTCCACGACGAGAAGTCGCCCTCCTTCCAGGTCAGCCCGAGCAAGGGACTCTTCCACTGCTTCGGCTGCCAGGAAGGCGGCGACACCATCGCCTTCGTGATGAAGATCGACCACCTCTCCTTCTCGGAGACGGTCGAGCGCCTCGCCGCGAAGGCGGGCATCACCCTGCGGTACGAGGAGGGCGGCTACAACCCCGGCCACCAGCGCGGGGAACGCATCCGCCTGATCGAGGCCCACAAGATCGCCGCCGAGTACTACGCCGGACAACTCGGCTCCGCCGAGGCCGAGATCGGCCGGAAGTTCCTCGCCGAGCGCGGCTTCGACCAGGCCGCCGCCGAGCACTTCGGCGTCGGCTACTCCCCGGCCGGCTGGGACCACCTCACCCGCTTCCTGCGCGGCAAGGGCTTCTCCGACAAGGAACTGATCCTCTCCGGCCTCTCCCAGGACGGCCGCCGCGGCCCCATCGACCGCTTCCGCGGCCGCCTCATGTGGCCGATCAAGGACGTCGGCGGCGAGATCGTCGGCTTCGGCGCCCGCAAGCTCCGCGACGACGACAACGGCCCCAAGTACCTCAACACGCCCGAGACGCCGATCTACAAGAAGTCCCAGGTGCTCTACGGCATCGACCTGGCCAAGAAGGACATCGCCAAGGTCAGCCGGGCCGTCGTCGTCGAGGGCTACACCGACGTCATGGCCTGCCACCTCGCCGGCGTCACCACCGCCATCGCCACCTGCGGCACCGCCTTCGGCGGCGACCACATCAAGATCCTCCGCCGGCTCCTGATGGACAACGGCTCGGCCCGCGTCATCTTCACCTTCGACGGCGACGCCGCCGGCCAGAAGGCCGCGCTGCGCGCCTTCGAGGACGACCAGAAGTTCGCCGCCGAGACGTACATCGCCATCGCCCCCGACGGCATGGACCCCTGCGAACTCCGGCTCGCCAAGGGCGACGAGGCCGTCGCCGAACTCGTCCAGCCCCGCACCCCGCTCTTCGAGTTCGCCCTCCGCCAGATCGTCACGCGCTACGACCTGGAGACCCCGGCGGGGCGCGCCGCCGCCCTCGACGAGGCCGCCCCGATCGTCGCGAAGATCAAGAACATCGCCTCCCAGCACGAGGTCGCCGTCCAGCTCGCCGGGATGCTCGGCATCCTCGACACCCAGTTCGTGGTCCGGCGCGTCGCCCAGATCGCCCGCTGGCAGCGCCAGGGCGGCGAGCGCGGCCCCAGCAGGCAGCAGCAGCCCCAGCGGACGTACGACACCCCCGCCCCGGCCGCCGCCCCCTCGGGCCCGGCGCTCAACCTGCGCAGCCCCGCCCACCGCACCGAGCGGGAGCTCCTCAAGCTCGCCCTCCAGCGGCCCGAGCTGGTCTCCCCGGCCTTCGACGCGTACGGGGCCGACGAGTTCACCGCCCCGCCCTACGCGGCCGTCCGGCAGTGCGTCCAGGACGCGGGCGGCGCCACCGGCGCCCCCTCCGACTACCTCGACGCCGTCCGCGAGGCCGCCCCCAACGACTCGGTCCGGGCCCTCGTCACCGAACTCGCCGTCGAGACGATCTTCGCCAAGACGATCGACGAGGTCTATGCCGGAGCCCAGCTCGTCCAGGTCCGCCTCCGCGCCGTCGACCGCCGCATCCGCGACGTCCAGGGCACCCTGGCCCGGCTCGGGGCGAACGGCGACCCCGAGCAGCTCGCCGCCGTGCAGAACGAGCTGTGGGTCCTCACCCAGTACGGGCAGTCCCTGCGGAACAACGGCGCCGCCGCGCTCTGA
- a CDS encoding NAD(P)/FAD-dependent oxidoreductase — protein MVDADQTFVIVGGGLAGAKAAETLRAEGFNGRVILIGDERDHPYERPPLSKGYLTGAKERDSVFVHEAVWYAANDVELHLGQSVTAIDREARTVRLGDGTVIRFDKLLLATGAEPRRLDVPGTELAGVHHLRRLAHADRLRQVLAGLGRDNGHLVIAGGGWIGLEVAAAARGYGAEVTIIELDPTPLHRVLGPELGQLFADLHTDHGVRFHFGARLTEIVGQDGMVLAVRTDDGEEHPAHAVLAAIGAAPRTVLAENSGLALVDRADGGGIAVDESLRTSDPDIYAAGDVAAFHHPLLHTRLRVEHWANALNGGPAAARAMLGQRVSYDRVPYFFTDQYDLGMEYSGWAPPGSYDQVVVRGDTGKREFIAFWLKEGRVLAGMNVNVWDVTDTVQELIRARTAVDPEALADPSVPLESLV, from the coding sequence GTGGTCGACGCAGATCAGACCTTTGTCATCGTCGGCGGGGGCCTGGCAGGCGCCAAGGCGGCGGAGACCCTGCGCGCCGAGGGGTTCAACGGCCGGGTGATCCTCATCGGCGACGAACGCGACCACCCGTACGAGCGTCCACCGCTCTCCAAGGGCTACCTCACCGGCGCCAAGGAGCGCGACAGCGTCTTCGTGCACGAGGCCGTCTGGTACGCGGCGAACGACGTCGAGCTCCACCTCGGCCAGTCCGTCACCGCCATCGACCGCGAGGCCCGCACCGTCCGCCTCGGCGACGGCACCGTCATCCGCTTCGACAAGCTGCTCCTCGCCACCGGCGCCGAGCCGCGCCGCCTCGACGTCCCCGGCACCGAGCTCGCCGGCGTCCACCACCTGCGCCGGCTAGCCCACGCCGACCGGCTCCGCCAGGTCCTCGCCGGCCTCGGCCGGGACAACGGCCACCTGGTGATCGCCGGCGGAGGCTGGATCGGTCTCGAGGTCGCCGCCGCCGCCCGCGGCTACGGCGCCGAGGTCACCATCATCGAGCTCGACCCCACCCCGCTGCACCGGGTCCTCGGCCCCGAGCTCGGCCAGCTCTTCGCCGATCTGCACACCGACCACGGCGTCCGCTTCCACTTCGGCGCCCGGCTCACCGAGATCGTCGGCCAGGACGGCATGGTCCTCGCCGTCCGCACCGACGACGGCGAGGAGCACCCGGCGCACGCCGTGCTCGCCGCGATCGGCGCCGCGCCCCGTACCGTCCTCGCCGAGAACTCCGGGCTCGCCCTCGTCGACCGGGCCGACGGCGGCGGCATCGCCGTCGACGAGTCCCTGCGCACCTCCGACCCCGACATCTACGCCGCCGGCGACGTGGCCGCCTTCCACCACCCGCTGCTGCACACCCGGCTGCGCGTCGAGCACTGGGCCAACGCCCTCAACGGCGGCCCGGCCGCCGCCCGCGCCATGCTCGGGCAGCGCGTCTCCTACGACCGGGTGCCGTACTTCTTCACCGACCAGTACGACCTCGGCATGGAGTACTCCGGCTGGGCGCCGCCCGGCTCGTACGACCAGGTCGTGGTCCGCGGCGACACCGGCAAGCGCGAGTTCATCGCCTTCTGGCTCAAGGAGGGCCGGGTCCTCGCCGGCATGAACGTGAATGTGTGGGACGTCACAGACACCGTCCAGGAGCTCATCCGCGCCCGTACGGCCGTGGACCCGGAGGCCCTCGCCGACCCCTCCGTCCCCCTGGAGAGCCTGGTCTGA